The Streptomyces sp. V4I8 genome includes the window CTGTTCGTCCGGGGCAGCGGGCCTGGCCGCCACGGGAGTCGGGAGTGCGGAGTGAGCGTCAGGCCGCTGATCAACGTATGCATACGTGGAACGGTCATTGACTCTCCCTCTCGCGGGGAAAGCGTCCGGATGGGCATCGTGGCATGGACACGTTCATCATGGAAGCGCTCCCACGACAAGCACGAAGAGAGCCCTTACCCCCACCAGGGCTGACGGGATTCTTCTGCGCAAAGCGTTGACCAGAAAGCGCTTGCCCTCTACGTTCCGTTCAGCAGGGTGACCGAGCCGCATAGCCATACCCCCCACATGGGCACCCTGTCCGCTCGTGAGGTTCAGCATGACGCACATCGTTCACGTACACGATCGATAGGTCCTTCCGAAGGGACGCACCCGACATGCGCACTCTCCCCCCACGTGCACGGCCGCAAAGAACCGCACTGGTGACGGCCGCCGCAGCCGCACTCGCCACCGCGGCCGTCATGGTCCTGCCGAATCCCGCCGGAGCGGCCGAGACCTCGCCGATCGGCTTCGGCGCCGGGACGACCGGCGGCGGCAGCACCTCGGCGGTCACCGTCTCGACGCCGGCCGCGTTCAAGTCGGCCGTGACCGGCAACTCCGCCAAGGTCGTCCGGGTCAACGGCCTGATATCGCTGAGCGGTCAGGTCGACGTCGGCTCCAACACGACGGTGCTGGGCGTCGGTTCGGCGTCGGGGTTCACCGGGGGCGGGCTGCGACTGAAGAACGTCACCAACGTCGTCGTCCGCAACCTGAACATCAGCAAGCCGGTGGCGCCCTCCGACGGCATCACCGTCCAGGCGTCGACGAAGGTGTGGATCGACCACAACTCCTTCTCGGCCGACCGGGACCACGACAAGGACTACTACGACGGTCTTCTGGACATCAATCACGGCTCGGACAACGTCACGGTGTCCTGGAACACCTTCAAGGACCACTTCAAGGGCTCGCTCGTGGGGCACAGCGACAACAACGCGAGCGAGGACACCGGGCACCTGAAGGTGACGTACCACCACAACCAGTTCAGCAACGTCTACTCGCGCATCCCCAGCCTGCGCTTCGGCACCGGGCACTTCTACAACAACTACGTGGCCGGCGCGGACACCGCCTGCCATTCGCGCATGGGCGCCCAGATGCTCGTGGAGAACAACGTCTTCCGCGACACGAAGATCGCCGTCACCACGAACCGCAGCAGTGACGTGGACGGCCACGCCAATCTGCGCGGCAACGATCTCGGCGGGGCCGCGACCGAGATCTCCCAGGTCGGCACCTTCACCTCGCCGCCCTACAGCTACACCGCGGAGTCCGCGTCCACCGTCGTCGCCTCGGTGACGTCCGGCGCGGGCGCCGGAAAGATCTGACCACCCCCAACTGGAGGAAGGCATCCGGGACATGACTTCACCAGCAAAGCCCCGCGCCCGCCGGCGCGCACTGACCGGCGCCCTGACCGCACTCGGCCTCTCATCTGTCATGATCACGACAGTCGGCGCACCGCCGGCGAGCGCCGCCACCTGGCCCACGCCCAGCAGCAGCCAGCCGGTGAGCTCCACGATCAACGTGTCCGGTGTCCGGGACGGCGGCATGGTCCGCTACTACGGCAGCGGCGACCTGGCCGGTGACGGCCAGGAGGAGGGCCAGGACCCGATCTTCAAGCTCGCGGCCGGCGCGACACTGAAGAACGTCATCATCGGCGCACCCGGCGCCGACGGCATCCACTGCGAGGGCAACTGCACGCTGCAGAACGTGTGGTGGGAGGACGTCGGCGAGGACGCGGCCACCTTCCGGGGCGGCTCCACCTACACGGTGACGGGCGGGGGCGCCAGGAAGGCCGCGGACAAGGTCTTCCAGCACAACGGACCCGGGACGCTGAACATCTCCAACTTCGCGGTCAGCGAGTTCAAGACGCTGTACCGCTCGTGCGGCGACTGCTCCACGCAGTACACGCGCAAGGTCAACCTCAGCAACATCGAGGTGACCGGCACCGGGTCCACGGCTCGCCTCGTCGGCATCAACGTCAACCGCAACGACGTGGCGACACTGCGCGGCATCACGATCCTCAACGACGCCGGCCGCAAGGTCATCCCGTGCCAGAAGTACAACAACAACACCGCGGTGGGTACGGGGCCGGACAGCACCAACTGCCTGTACTCCGCGTCGGACATCACCTACAGGTAGGCCTGGCCCACATGTAGGTACCGCACATAGGCAGGTCCCGCACACAGGTAGTCCCCCCACGGGGAGGGCGGCCGTGCGGAGCGACGCAACACGGCGCTTCGTACGGCCGCCTCGCGCGCGTCACGCGCGCGTGTGCCCCGCAGCCGTCTCCCGGTCGTCACGCACGCGTGCGTCCTCGGCCAACTCCCGCCGGTAGTCCGCGTACGCGGCCCGCAACCGGGTGCCCGGCCAGTCGGGCGGGAGGAGTTCGGGCGGCAGCACAGGGTCGGCGAGCAGGTGCCGTACGACGGCCGCGAAAGCGGTGAAGCGGTCGGACGGTCGCCGGGCGTGGGTGACGTGGGTGAGCAGGGCGCGCCCCGTGCCGGCCCATGTGTCCAGCGGCCACAGGCTCGCGGCCAGCTCGCGCGCGGGGCGGTCGGGGCGGGCCGTGCAGCGCTCGGCGACCTGGCCGAGGTCGTCCGGCAGGGAGCGGAGCAGATTGGCCGGGCGCAGCCAGACGCCCTCCCTGAGTTCGGCGAGCCGGAGCCGGGTCAGCTCGGTGCGCAGTTCCGCGCGTTCGGCCGCGCCGCGGCCCGTGGCCGTGACCACGACCATCTCCCACGCGCCGTCCCAGGGCAGGGTCTCGGGGTGGACGGCGTCGTCCTGCCACCGCTGGCGTTCCAGCAGCCGGTCGCTGAGCCCGTAGACCGTGTCCGCGCGCCGCAGGTCGCCGGCCGCCACCATCCGGCTGAGCGCGGCACGCAGGGTGGATCCCGCGATCCCGAACGGCTCCACGCTGCGCACCAGGTCCTTGACCGGCAGCTCGGGCGGGTGCAGGCCGAGCAGCAGGCTCAGGACGACCGACCGGGCGGAGAGCGGGCGCAGCTCCACCTCGTCGGCCTGCGGGGACGCGTTGTTCGGCATGGCCACGACTGTACGGGGCGGGTGAGGATGAACGTATTGCAGGATTGCTACAGCCGCAGCAGCAGTGCAACACTGGCGGCATGGTCTCGATACCCGCCCAGGAGCAGTCCGCAGCCGCGCTGGAGCAGCCCGGAGCAACGCAGGGGCTGTCCGGGCAGTACGCCACCCACGACGTCACCAACCAGCCCCCTCCCCTGGCCCCGTACGACGCGTCCGAGGACTCGGCTCTGCTCGAAGGGCTGCGCCGCGAGGGGGCCGGGTGGGCCGAGGAGGACATCCGGCGGCTCGGCCTGCGGGCGGGGAGCGTCGAGGCGCAGGAGTGGGGCGAGCTGGCCAACCGGCACGAGCCCGAGCTGCGTACGCACGACCGGTACGGCCGTCGCGTCGACGAGGTCGAGTTCCACCCGAGCTGGCACCACCTGATGCGGGTCGCGGTCGCCGAAGGGCTGGCGGGGGCGCCCTGGGCGGACGAGCGACCCGGAGCGCATGTCGCCCGGACCGCGGGCGGACTGGTGTGGGGGCACACCGAGGCCGGGCACGGCTGCCCGACGTCGATGACGTACGCCGCCGTACCCGTGCTGCGCCGGCAGCCCGAGCTCGCGAAGGTCTACGAACCCCTGCTGACCAGCCGGGAGTACGACCCGGAGCTGCGCGTGCCGACCGAGAAGCCGGGTCTGCTGGCGGGCATGGGGATGACCGAGAAGCAGGGCGGCTCCGACGTCCGTACGAACACCACCGCGGCGACGCCGACCGCCGAGCCCGGCGTGTACACGCTGCGCGGGCACAAGTGGTTCACGTCGGCCCCGATGTGCGACGTCTTCCTGGTGCTGGCGCAGGCACCCGGCGGTCTGTCCTGCTTCCTCGTGCCGCGTGTCCTGCCCGACGGCAGCCGCAACACGTTCCGCATCCAGCGCCTGAAGGACAAGCTGGGCAACCGTTCCAACGCGTCCTCCGAGCCCGAGTTCGACGGGACCGTCGCCTGGCTGGTGGGGCCGGAGGGGCGGGGCGTCAAGACGATCATCGAGATGGTCAACTGCACCCGGCTGGACTGCGTGATGTCGTCGGCGACGCTGATGCGCAAGACGCTCGTCGAGGCGGGGCACCATGTGCGCCACCGCAGCGCGTTCGGCGCCCGGCTGATCGACCAGCCGCTGATGCGCAACGTCCTGGCCGACCTGGCGTTGGAGTCCGAGGCCGCCACGACGCTCACGCTACGGCTGGCCGGCGCGGCCGACCGGGCGGTGCGCGGGGACGACGCGGACGGGGCGGAGACGGCGTTCCGCCGGATCGCCACCGCCGTCGGCAAGTACTGGGTCACCAAGCGGGGCCCGGCCTTCACCGCGGAGGCCCTGGAGTGCCTGGGCGGCAACGGCTACGTCGAGGAATCGGGCATGCCCCGCCACTACCGCGAGGCGCCGCTGCTGTCGATCTGGGAGGGCTCGGGGAACGTCAACGCCCTCGACGTGCTGCGGGCGTTGAGCAGGGAGCCGGGCACGGCGGAGGCGCTCTTCGCCGAACTCGCCCTGGCGCAAGGGGCGGACGCCCGTCTGGACGCGGCCGTCACCCGCCTCAAGGGCCTGCTTGCGGCCGGTTCCGAGGCCGGCGCCCGCCGCCTGGTCGAGCAGATGGCCCTGACCCTCCAGGCCTCCCTGCTGGTCCGCCACTCCCCCGCAGCGATCGCCGACGCCTTCTGCGCGACCCGGCTGCGCGGCGACTGGGGGCACGCGTTCGGGACGCTGCCGGATGCCGCCGATGTGGACGGGATTTTGGGGCGGGCGTTGTTGGGTGGGGGGTGAGGTGGGCTCGCACCATCACGGTGGGCGCCGGACTGCTCAGCGACACCCGCCGCGCTGACCCGCCGGGCCTACCCCGCTTCGCGGGCGCGGCGGGGGTTCGTTGGGGCCGATCGGCGCGACGCCGACCTCGTCGGCGCGGATGCAGGGCCGGCACCGCGCCACCGAAGCCGAAGCGGAAGCCAGAGCCGGACCCGGCCCCGAACACGGGCGCCCACCAATTGCCCCGCGCGCCCCCGTTCAGCCGTCACCCCGTCGTCCGCCCACCCCACAACGGCCCGAACCGTGCCCACTCGTAGCCCCACTGGTCGATACGGCGGCTCTCCAGTCGGCTGCGGAGGGCGCGCCCTGCGACGAACGGTACGCAGGCGGCGCAGACGCCCGCGAGGCCGCCGACCAGCGTGGCCCGGGTGTGGGCCTCGGAGGGGGTGGCGGGCTCGGTCACCAGGCGGCCCCGCGGGTCCGTCCAGACGGGGACCGGCGTACCGACGCCGCTGCCGGGCCGGACGCGGGCCTGACCGGTGTGCGGAGATCCGTCCCGCGCGCTCCAGCGGACCTTCGCCCACACGTACGCGCTGCTCGACGTGCTGACGCGGGAGTCGGTCGTGCCCGGCGCCTGCTCGGTGAGCAGGGCCACCACGGGCCGCCACTCGACGCGCTCGCGGGCCATGCCCTGCTCCACCGTGCCGGCCGTCGTGAGGCCGGCGAGCACTCCGGCGAGGACGGTGACCGCCCAAACAGCGAGCAGTACCCACGCCTCCACCGCGTCGGCCCGGCGCTTGAGCGGATTGCGCCGCCACCGCCACAGCCACACCTTCGGACCACGGAACGCCATCGAAGGCTTCCTCCTCATGAGCGCACGAACAAGCCGGACCCACCGCTCTCCCATACGGCCGACGGCAGGCGGATGCTCACGGCACCTACCGGGATCGACCGTGGCACGGGTCACGCGGCCCGCGCGGACGTCTTCGCGAAAGCGCCCCGCAGCCTGCGGTGGCGAGCTATCCTCGCCGCCCTGACCTGCGACTCAAGCCTTTCCAGAGGTGACTGTCAGTGCCGAGGTGCAGACTGGCCGGTACCTGAGACAAAGACGTCGCGGAGGTGATCGGCATGACCGAGGTACTGCTCGCCGTGGGGACCCGCAAGGGCCTGTTCATCGGGCGGAGGCGAGGTGACGCCTGGGAGTTCGACGAGAGCCCCTACTTCAACGCCCAGGCCGTGTACTCGGTCGCCATCGACACCCGGAGCGAGCGTCCGCGGCTGCTGGCGGGCGGGGACAGCGCGCACTGGGGCCCCTCCGTGTTCCACTCCGACGACCTGGGCCGCACCTGGACCGAACCGGCTCAGCCGGCCGTGAAGTTCCCGAAGGACACGGGGGCTTCCCTGGAGCGGGTGTGGCAACTGCATCCCGCGGCGGCGGAGCCGGACGTGGTGTACGCGGGCACGGAACCGGCGGCGCTGTACCGCTCGGAGGACCGCGGCGAGACCTTCGACCTCGTCCGGCCGCTCTGGGAGCACCCGACCAGGTCGAAGTGGGTGCCGGGCGGCGGCGGTGAGGGGCTGCACACCGTGATCACCGACAAGCGTGACCCGCGGGCGGTGACGGTCGCCGTCTCGACCGCCGGCGTGTTCAGGACGGCCGACGGAGGTGCGAGCTGGGAGCCGTCCAACTCCGGTGTCTCCGCGGTGTTCCTGCCGGACCCGAACCCGGAGTTCGGCCAGTGCGTGCACAAGATCGCGCAGGACGCGACGACCGCGGACCGCCTCTATCTCCAGAACCACTGGGGCGTGTACCGCAGCGACGACGCGGGCGCGCACTGGACGGACATCGGCGAAGGCCTGCCGTCCACCTTCGGCTTCGCGGCCGCGGCGCATCCCCACCGCGCCGAGACGGCGTACGTGTTCCCGATCAACGCCGACTCGGACCGCGTCCCGGCCGACCACCGCTGTCGCGTCTTCCGTACGGCGGACGCGGGCAAGAGCTGGGAGCCGCTGTCAGCGGGACTGCCGCAGGAGGACCACTACGGCACGGTGCTGCGCGACGCGATGTGCACGGACGACGCGGATCCGGCGGGCGTGTACTTCGGCAACCGCAACGGCGAGGTGTTCGCCTCGGCCGACGACGGCGACAGCTGGCAGCAGCTGGCGTCGCATCTGCCGGACGTGCTGTGTGTCAGAGCAGCGGTGGTCGGATGAGTCGTGGGGGCTCACGGGCCTGCATTGCCACTGGCCCGGCGGCGTAGGTCGGCCGCCGCCGGGCAGGGGCGCGTGTGGCCTCAGTCGCGTCGCAGGACGGGGCGGAGGGCGTCGAGAACACCTGCGTCGTCGATGGTCGCCGGGATGTGTCCCTCGGCGCCGTCGGCGATTTCCCGCATGGTCCTGCGGAGGATCTTGCCGGATCGGGTCTTGGGCAGGGCCGGCACCACCGCGACGTCCTTGAGCGCGGCGACCGCGCCGACGCGGGAGCGGACGAGCGCCACGAGCTCGTCGGCGACCACGGAGTCGTCGACGTGCCGGCCTGCTTTGAGCACGACGAACCCGCGGGGGATCTGCCCCTTGAGCGGGTCGGCCACGCCGATGACGGCGCACTCGGCGACGGCGGGGTGGGCGGCGAGGGCTTCCTCCATCGCCCCGGTCGAGAGCCGGTGACCGGCGACGTTGATGACGTCATCGGTGCGGCCCATGACGAACACGTAGCCGTCGTCGTCGACATGGCCGCCGTCACCCGTGACGTAGTGACCGGGGTAGTGGGAAAGGTATGAGGCGACGTAGCGCTCGTCGTCCTTCCACAGCGTGGTCAGCGCACCCGGTGGCAGCGGCAGTTTCAGCAGGATGGTGCCGTCGGCGCCGGGCGCGGCGGACCGGCCTTCGGCGTCCACCACGGTGATGTTCCAGCCGGGGACGGCGACGGTCGCGGAGCCGGGTTTGACGGGCAGAGGCTCGAGTCCCATGGGGTTCGCCGCGACGGGCCAGCCGGTCTCGGTCTGCCACCAGTGGTCGACGACCGGGACGGCGAGCCGGTCCTGGGCCCAGCGGAGCGTGTCCGGGTCCAGCCGCTCACCTGCCAGGAAGACGTAGCGCAGGCTCGAGATGTCGTGGTCGGCGATGAACGAGCCTTCCGGGTCGTCCCTCTTGACGGCCCGGAAGGACGTGGGAGCGGTGAAGAGCGCCTTCACCCGGTTCTCGGCGATGACGCGCCAGAGCTGCCCGGCGTCCGGTGTGCCGACGGGCTTTCCTTCGTAGAGGACGGTCGTGGCACCGGCGAGCAGAGGCCCGTACACGATGTAGGAATGGCCCACGACCCACCCGACGTCCGAGGCGCTGAACATCACCTCGCCGGGCCCGACGTCGTACACGTTGCGCATGGACCAGGTGAGGGCGACGGCATGTCCGCCGTTGTCGCGGACGACACCCTTGGGCTTTCCGGTCGTGCCGGAGGTGTAGAGGATGTACAGCGGGTCGGTGGCGGCCACCGGGACACAGGGGACGGGTTCGGCCGCGGCGATGGCGTCCGACCAGTCGAGGTCCTGGGCGGTCAGTGTGGCGACGGCCTCGGGGCGTTGCAGGACGACACAGCGGTGGGGCCGGTGCTGGGCGAGTTCGAGGGCGCGCTCCAGGAGAGGCTTGTACTCGATGACGCGCCGGCCCTCGATTCCGCAGGAGGCCGTGATCACGACTTTGGGGGTGGCGTCATCGATCCGGATCGCCAGTTCGTGCGGGGCGAAGCCGCCGAAGACGACCGAGTGGACGGCGCCGATCCGGGCGCAGGCGAGCATGGCGATCGCGGCCTGGGGCACCATGGGCATGTAGATCACCACCCGGTCGCCCTTGCCGACGCCGAGTGAAGCCAGGACACCGGCGAACCGCGAGACCTGGTCGAGGAGTTGCGCGTAGGTGTAGGTCGCCTTGGACCGGGTGACCGGACTGTCGTAGACGAGTGCGGCGCGCTCGCCGTGGCCTGCTTCGACGTGGCGGTCCAGGGCGTTGTGGCAGGTGTTGAGCTGTCCGTCGGGGTACCACCGGTAGAAGGGCGCGGCGCTGTCGTCCAGGACGCGGCTGGGCGGGCGGTACCAGTCGATCGCTGTCGCGGCATCGCGCCAGAATTCCTCGGGCTTGTCGATGCTGGCACGGTATGTCTCGTCGTAGCGGCTCATGCTGTTCCGATCCCTCGCGACGGCTCTGTCACAAGCTTCTGGCCATGAGGAGGTGGCGGATAAACGGATCCGGGCCCCGGTGTGGCGGGTGTCTCGGGTGCTCCTGATAGGGCCAGTGTGCACAGGTCGGCTGCTTGGGGTGCGGAGGCGATCAGCCCTGTCGCGGATGCGGCTCACCCGGCGAGAAGAGCCCGTTCCCACTGGTCTTCGCGTTGTTCGATGTACTCGGCGTCGTCGCGCCAGGCGGCGCCGTGGCCCTGCGCCCAGAGTGCCGTCCACGGCTGGTTGCCTCGGGCCGCCTGGTCACGCAGGAAGTCATGCATGGCGCGGGTACGGCGGCCCAGCAAGGGCACCAGGTCGCGCCGCTCGGCCTCGTCGAGCCCGTAAGCATCGGCGAAGATCCTCAGGCGGTCATCGGCATCGGAACGTTGCCAGTGGGGATGCGCGGACAGCGGAACGAAGCCGTGGATCGCGTAGGCGACGTCCCACAGCCGGGAACCGGGGCCGGCCGTGTCCCAGTCGATGAAGGCCCACGCGTCGTCTCCGTCGGCCACGAGGTTCCAGGGCGCCAGGTCCTGATGGGCGATGATGTCCGCGCCCTCGGCGGGGATGAGCACCTGCCAGTGGGCGTCGGGCGGCGGCGTGAAATCCTTCACGGCATCGTGGAAGTCCTTGATCAGACGCGCCACGCGAGCCAACCCCGGCGAGGTCTCCAGCAGCGCGAATCGGTCAGGCCAGACCACCTCACCCGTCATGAACGTCAGCACCTCCCGGCCCTGCTCGTCGATGCCGAGAGGGCGAGGAGCCGCCACGAAGCCCACCTCGTGGAGATGGGTGAGCAGTGCGTGCACGGCCGGGGTCCAGGGCCCCGCCGGGCGGCGGACGGTGTCGCCGACGCGGACAACGCCGGCGCTGACGTTCCCGCCGGACAGCGGCTCTTCTTCGTCGTGTCGCACGTTGGCAGTCTGCCTGACCGGCCCTTGCCGCTCACCCCTATTACGGAGGAGATCCGGGGTGCGTGACTTACGGCAGTCGCCAGTCCACCGGCTGGGCGCCCTGCCGCAGCAGCAGGTCGTTGGCCCGGCTGAACGGTCGCGAGCCGAAGAAGCCCCGGTCCGCCGACATCGGGGAGGGGTGCGCGGACTCGATCGCCGGCAGGTCCCCCAGCAACGGCCGCAGATTACGCGCGTCACGCCCCCACAGGATCGACACGAGCGGCTTACCGCGCGCGGCCAACGCCCGAATCGCCTGCTCGGTCACCTCTTCCCACCCCTTGCCCCGGTGCGCGGCCGGCTGGCGCGGGGCCGTCGTCAGCGCCCTGTTGAGCAGCAGCACACCCTGCTGCGTCCACGGCGTCAGATCGCCGTTCGAGGGCCTGGGCAGCCCGAGGTCGGTGTGCATCTCCCGGAAGATGTTCTCCAGACTTCCCGGCAACGAGCGCACCTCGGGCGAGACCGCGAAACTCAGCCCGATCGCCATACCCGGCGTGGGGTAGGGGTCCTGACCCACGATCAGGACACGGACGTCGTCGAAGGGCTGCTGGAAGGCCCGCAGGACATTCGCCCCGGACGGAAGGTAGGTCCGGCCCGCCGCTATCTCGGCCCGGAGGAAGTCCCCCATGGCGGCGATGCGTTCGGTCACGGGGTCGAGAGCCTTCGCCCAGCCGGCTTCTACAAGTTCATGCAAGGGTCGTGGTGCCACGGCGCGTCACTCTACTGGCACACACAGGCGCCCCGCATATACAGGGAAGGCTTCACACAGGGGCCGTCCCTCAGGCGCTACCCTTCGTCCTCGTCGAGATCTTCGGGCGGGTCGAGCCGACCCCGCAGCCGGTCACCAGTCACCCGTCACCGGTCTCCGGTCACCGGGAAGGAGGGGAGCTTGTCCCGTCCAGTGGTCGAACCGCTCCGCCATGACCATCCTCCTCGCCGCCATGGTCACCATGCGTCGGTGGAGTCCGCGCGTCCCTCCACCACCAGGCAGGGTGGGCAGCCGGTGGGCCGGCGACTGCCGTGACCGGCGACTCCGGGTTCCTCGCTGTCGACTCCGGGGGGTCCGGGATGCGGGTCGTCGTCGGAACCGTCGGCCGCGGTGGTCTGGCGCGGCGGGAGTCCCGTGAGCCCGTGCGTACCAGTGATCGGGGTATCGACCCCGGTCATTTGATGGAGCAACTGGTGCCCATGGTGCGGGCGTCGGCGGCCGAGGCCGGTGTCGTCCGGCTGGGTGCGGCCGCGGTCGGGGCCGCCGGGATGGCCAGCCTGGGGGATGCCCTGCGGGCCGAGCTGCCGGGCGCGCTGGGTCGGGAGTTCGGCATCGGGCACGTCGCCCTCGCCGCCGATGCCGTCACTGCTTATGTGGGCGCCCTCGGGGCCCGGCCCGGTGCCGTGGTCGCCGCCGGTACGGGACTGATCGCGATCGGCACCGACCTGACGCGCTGGCGCCGGGCGGACGGGTGGGGGCATCTGCTCGGCGACTGTGGCAGCGGTGCCTGGATCGGACGGGCCGGGCTGGAGGCGGCACTGCGGGCGTACGACGGGCGGCCGGGCGGTTCGGCCGGGCTGCTGGAGCGGGCCGAAGAGCTGTTCGGCCCGGTGCGGGGGCTGCCCGGGCAGCTCTATCCGCGCCCGGACCGTCCCGCCGTCCTCGCCTCCTTCGCTCCGCACGTGGCGGCCTGCTCGGACAACGACCCGGTGGCCGCGGACATCCTGCGGGCCGCCGCATGGCACATGGCCGACTCCGCGGCCGCCGTCTGCCCCGCGACCGGGGAGCCCCAAGTCGCGCTCACCGGAGGCCTGTCCAAGATGGGCGCCCCCCTTCTCGTACCTCTGGAGGAGGAGTTCGCGAAGCGGCTGCCGCAGGCACGGCAGGTATCCGCCGCCGGGGATCCGTTGCAGGGAGCCGTGCGCATCGCGACCGATCTGGCGACGGACGGGCTCACTCTGCCGAGTGATGAGGCGATGCTCTGCGTGGTGAGCGGAAAGGGGTACTGATCCACCTACGCCGCCCGGTTCCGCACTGCAGGTAACTCAATCAGACAAAAGCGGACGGATACCGCTCACCTGCACCCTCCCCGAACAGGGGAGCCCAGGAAGCCAGTAACATGCGTCGCCATGAGCTCCCCCACTGGGCCCGCGTCCGGCCTGCCAGTACGAATGCCGCGACCTCGTCAGCCCGGGCGGCACCGCCGACCCGAGCCCCTGGCGGCTCCCGAGGGCGCGCCCGCGCTCGTACTCGCGGTGCCGGGCACGCCGAGCGCCGCCACGCGTGGCCTCGCCGAGGAGGTCGTGAGCATCGCCCGCTCCGAGCTCCCCGGTCTCGACGCCCGGATCGGGTACGTCGACGGTGATGACGTGGAGTTCCCCACCCTGCAGTCGGTGCTCGTGCACGCGGCCGAGGAGCGCACCGCCCGCTATGAGCAGGCGATCGCCGCCGGGGTGGAGGTCAAGGAGCCGGAGGGCCCCGTCGCCGTCGTCGTGCCGCTGCTCGCCGGCCCGGACAACGCGCTGCTGCGCGTCATCCGCCAGGCCGTGATGGACAGCCGCGTCGCGGCCGATCTGACCGATGTCCTCGGCCCGCACCCGCTGCTCGCCGAGGCGCTGCACGTGCGCCTGTCGGAGGCCGGTCTGGCCCGCGCCGACCGTGCCCGGCTGTTCACCGTGGCCACGGCCGCGGACGGCATCATCCTCGCCTCGGTGGGCGGCGAGGAGGCCGTGCAGGCGGCCGGGATCACCGGCATGCTGCTCGCCGCGCGCCTGGCGGTGCCGG containing:
- a CDS encoding N-acetylglucosamine kinase, with translation MTGDSGFLAVDSGGSGMRVVVGTVGRGGLARRESREPVRTSDRGIDPGHLMEQLVPMVRASAAEAGVVRLGAAAVGAAGMASLGDALRAELPGALGREFGIGHVALAADAVTAYVGALGARPGAVVAAGTGLIAIGTDLTRWRRADGWGHLLGDCGSGAWIGRAGLEAALRAYDGRPGGSAGLLERAEELFGPVRGLPGQLYPRPDRPAVLASFAPHVAACSDNDPVAADILRAAAWHMADSAAAVCPATGEPQVALTGGLSKMGAPLLVPLEEEFAKRLPQARQVSAAGDPLQGAVRIATDLATDGLTLPSDEAMLCVVSGKGY
- a CDS encoding sirohydrochlorin chelatase, with the translated sequence MSSPTGPASGLPVRMPRPRQPGRHRRPEPLAAPEGAPALVLAVPGTPSAATRGLAEEVVSIARSELPGLDARIGYVDGDDVEFPTLQSVLVHAAEERTARYEQAIAAGVEVKEPEGPVAVVVPLLAGPDNALLRVIRQAVMDSRVAADLTDVLGPHPLLAEALHVRLSEAGLARADRARLFTVATAADGIILASVGGEEAVQAAGITGMLLAARLAVPVMAAALDQDGSISAVADQLRSSGSQQLALAPYLIGPEIDPSLVAQAAQEAGCSAAEALGPYPAIGKLALSKYTTALGIAPQQPQGTPVR
- a CDS encoding uracil-DNA glycosylase, which codes for MAPRPLHELVEAGWAKALDPVTERIAAMGDFLRAEIAAGRTYLPSGANVLRAFQQPFDDVRVLIVGQDPYPTPGMAIGLSFAVSPEVRSLPGSLENIFREMHTDLGLPRPSNGDLTPWTQQGVLLLNRALTTAPRQPAAHRGKGWEEVTEQAIRALAARGKPLVSILWGRDARNLRPLLGDLPAIESAHPSPMSADRGFFGSRPFSRANDLLLRQGAQPVDWRLP